The region AACCAACCTTCAATTTAACCTCTGATTTGAGATTAGATTTGGATGAGTTAAAGCAACTTATGCCAGATAGTTTGGTAGACAAAATGGGCGGACAGGTTGCATTTGCCTTAAAATCGCACGGCACGGTAGACCTTGACTCCATCGAAACTCAAATTATGCCAATCGTATTTGAGCAAAGCGAATTCGGACTCAACATAGCAAATTTCAACTTTGCCATGCCCGATGATACGTTAACCAGTATAGACAAGCTGAACCTTGACTTTGCCATGGCAAATGACACCATGAGAATTGATAATGTGCATGCCCAAATGCACGGGCTTGACTTCTGGCTCGATTCCACCGAAATTTGGAACGTATACAAAGCATTCCTGCTGGAACAAAAAGACAAAAAAATTATAGTCAACACCAACGCCAAACTCAGCAAATTTAACTATGCCATGGTATTACCATTCATGGAAGAAGATACAACTGCGGCGGACACAAGCGTCAATACAGAAATTGCTGAAAATAAGCCAAAACCCGAAGCACAACCTAACACTGAATCAAACAGGGAAGTAACCAAAGAGACTGGAGCAAACACTGACACAACAAGTACAGAAGAAACTTATATTCCACCGTACATCGTGCGTGGAACATTTGCACTTAATAGTGTTAAATACGAAAATATTTACCTTGAAAACCTTTCCACAAAATTCCGCGTTGACGACAGCCTTTATGTGGCCGACAAGCTCACATTCGATGCTTTTGGAGGAAAAATCATTACATCGGCAGTTTACGACACACGCAAAGACTCCCCCGATGATACACTGATAACTGTCTACTTTAAAAATGAAATGGAGAACGTAGACATACATCAAATGCTGAAAGATGCTGACAATTTTGATCAGGAAGATTTCACTTATGATAACATCAGAGGTTCACTTACAAGCTCATTAGACGGCCGCGTAATACTTACAGACAGTTTCGACGTTATTTACGATAAAATCAATGTACTTGGAGATTTCACACTTGAGAACGGTGCTATATACAATTACAAGCCGCTAATGGAAGTTTCGGAGTACCCGGTACCAGCATTAAGCGACCTCGATACGCTTATTTTCAGAACTTTAAACACAAATGTATTCATTTATAAAAACGACATTTTCTTCCCTAAAACTGACATTATAAGTAACAAACTCGATATTTCGGCCTACGGAATGCAAAGTTTCAATGAAGATTATGAATACCACTTCCTGATGTTTTTCAGTGATGTGATTTTTGGAAAAAACAAAAAGACACTTGAAGACCAGGGGTTCGAAAGCACAGTGTTTGAAGGCAATGATGAAGCTAAAAGAAGAGGAACTCCAATTATTGCAAAAGATTTAGATGGAGAAACCAAATACGGACCCGACAGCAAAGCTGCACGCCGTATGATGCAAACCAGAATAAGACTTAAAGAAAGAGGACTAAACCTGATTTTCCACCCACGACTTGTGAACTTCAGTACCGACCTCGACCGAAAAGAAGGCAGAGCACAAAAAGAAGAAAACTAAGCAACCAATGCGACTGAGTAAAAGTCATATCATAGCCTATACAATTTCATTGGTAATAATAGTTTTATTGGCAATAAAACTATGGCAACACTACAGCCCAAACCATTTAGAAAAGGTCAGGGCAAAAATTAGTGTAGCTAAACAGCAACCTTTGGATATAGTTTTTGGTAACGAGAGTGCAGGTTTATCCGTATACATGTACGCAAGCTATAATTGTAGTTATTGCAGAAAATTTTTCACAGAAGTATTGCCAGAACTGGAACCTTTTATCGAACAAAACCAAATTAAAATAATCATGCGCCTCACATCAAAGTCGAGAGACGACAGATTAAAAAGGGCACTTAAAGCAGCTGTTTGCGTAAACCACTATGGAAATTTTGAGCATTTGCACAAACTGCTTTTACATGACCCTAAAGTGGCATATACCCTAGACTTTCAAAATATGATTGATGGGTTTAGCATGAAAGACCCCTTTGTTGGCGAATGTATAGATGGTGAAATTGCAGCTCAACATCTTGAGAAAAATCTGAAAGAGTTCAACCAACTGGAATTAAAAGGAACACCCAGTTTTGTAATAAACGACATAGTTTACCAGGGGTATCGTGAACCCGAATTATTTAAAAAAATAATAAAAAAACATCTATCAAAATAAAGTATAATTTAAAATCAAGACTATGAAGAAGAAGATTTATTTACTTCCATTATCGCTACTTGCAATTTTCCTGGCTTTTAACTACAGCTGCGAAACAGAAGATGAAAATGATGAACTTTGCGAGGCATTTGACGGACTTCCGGAATACTGTGAAATTCCAACCATATGCTGCCCGACTGATGGTGGAGACTGTTATTACGTAAACCCAGACGGCGAAAACTATTATTGTGATTCTGACCTGGCAACTGATACCGACCCTGACGGATGTGCACAAGCAGAAAATGCATACATCGATGATCACTGCGAAACAACAGCTATTACAAAATCAATCAGAGCTGAAATGCACAAAGACTTGAGTCAGTTTACACGTAAATTGATGCAAAAAGCCAGAGAACAATCTGTTTGCTATACAGAATAAAGTTTAAAACAAAATATCGGGTTTTGGGTCTCGCTTAAAACGAGACCTTTTTTTATATGTTTATTCCAACTGATTTTGCAACCAATCTTTTGGCATCCAGGACTGAATCATTTGCTTGTTGGCTCTGTACCATTCTTTTGCAACAAGATCTTCATCTTCAGCATTGGCAAACAAAAGCATTAATTCAGCAAGCTGTTTCTGATCGAAATACATATTTTTTAAAAAGGTTTTAAAACCCGGCTGTCCTTTTACAAACCCCTTTCTTGTGACAATATAAGAAGTCTCATGAGCATAAACATGCCTGGAATCGATAAGATATTTGAGGTCATACAGTGCCCATTTGTAATGAGGTTTCCACCCTGTAACCACGATCCATTCACTACGGGTTATAGCCCTTTTCAAACTAGCCATCATTGCTGCATCGCTTGAAGTAATTTGCTTAAAATCCAAATCGTACACTTCTATCGCCTCCTCTGTATCTTTATATACTCCGGCACCACTTCCTATACCCACTATGCGATGATCAAAACGGTTAGCAAAATCATTAAGCTGTGAAATAGAATCAATGGAAACGTATTGTGGAACTACCAGGCCTGTTGATGCATAATCAAAAGAAATACCCACAGTATCCAGCTGATCTTTATACTTTTCCCAGTAATGCTTTGAAGTCTGAGGCAGCCAACATTCGAGCAGAATATCACCATCGCCACGGGCAAGTGATGTGTAAATAAGCCCCGGTTCCAACAACACTGCTTTTGCCGGTATGCCAACATCATTTAATGCCAGAGCAGTGACTTTGCTCATGGCCATGGTTTCGATCCAGTTTCCGTAATATAGGATAATAGGATCGCCTTTTGAATTTTTCACAGGTTGGCAGCCGCTCAAACTTAATATAATGAGCAACAAAACCACCATTCGATATTTTATAGCCCTGTTTTTCAATCCTTAGTGACTTTCATCTCCTCTTGAAGATGATCTGTGTATAAAATACCATTCAAATGATCGATCTCATGCTGAAAGATCACAGCAGTAAAATCTTCCACCATCTCAACGTGTTTTTGACCGTCCATAGATTGATATTCCAATAAAATTGCGTAAGATCTTGAATTTAATGTATCCATACGGTCAGGTATGGAGAGGCAACCCTCACGGCACTCCTGGGTAAGTTTTGAATATTGTTTAATTTGAGGATTCAGGTAAAACTCAAACGGGAAGCCATCTTTATCGAACCGCTGCACCCATATCACCTGTTTTAAAATGCCCACTTGCGGTGCAGAAATTCCTACACCCAGCGACATACTGTCGGTTACCGTTTTGTATAAGCGGTGCACAAGAGTTTGTAAAACCTCATTGGTAGAATCAGGTATTACCGGCTCACTCTTTTGCCTAAGCAGCAGTGAATCTTCGGTATTCGCAATTGACCAAACACGCATGGCTTGTGAAGTATCGCTGGCCATAATTAGCTCTTGTTGTCCAGGTGTAAATTGATTAGGTTTATCACATGAGGAAAAACCAATAGCCCAAAGTACCATCAAGAAAATCAAAAAAGTTTTATACATCACTGAAAATTCTGATACAAATTTTGATAAAGATAATGAGTATTCAAACCAAAAAATAATCTTTCTTTTGCCAGCCGAAGTTGTAATTCGGCTTAACCTACCATTTTTGTTTTAACATTCCGTTTTTAATATAGCCGTGAAAAAAAGTTCAGTCTACGTGATCAAAAAACATGGTAACGGTGTTTACTATATAATAGCCAAAATACTGATTATTGAATTACCAATGCAAAATAATTAACTGTATGAAAATTTTAGAAAGTTTAAAATGGCGCTACGCCATCAAAAAATACGATAAGAGCAGAAAAATTGCATCCACCGACCTGGAAAAAATAAAAGAGGCAGTACGCTATTCGGCTTCCTCCTATGGGTTACAGCTCTACAAGATCCTTATCATTGAAGATGAAGAGGTGCGAGAAAAGTTGAGAGCGGCCTCTTTCGACCAGGAAAAAGTTACCGACGCATCACACCTGGTGGTTTTTTGCAATTACACAAACCCCACACCCGATGACGTGGATAAATACGTAAAACTCACAGCCGAAACAAGGAATCAGGATATTGAAGCACTGGAAGGTTTCAGTAAATCTATGAAAAAGAACATAGAGGCTAAAGGAGAGGAAGTTGACCACTGGACAGAGAATCAAGTTTACATCGCACTTGGCACCCTATTAGCAGCTGCCTCGGAACTTAAAATAGACTCCTCTCCGATGGAAGGCTTTAAACCACCAGAATACAATAAAATCCTCGGGCTGGAGGAAAGAGGGTTAAATGCAGCAGTGATTGCGGCTATTGGTTACAGATCAGAGGAAGACACATACCATCATCAAGCCAAAGTTCGTAAACCCAGCGATGAGCTTTTTGAAACCATATAAACAATAAACTCACAAAGAAAGCCCGATTAGGCAATGCCTGACCGGGCTTTTTTGTACTACCATATTTTTAAACATTTGGCGGTTCCATCTTGTCATACTGAAGCAAACATAAAACACTAAATTTAAGCAAATTAAAGAGACAGTTAAATACTATGCAAATACAGGATAAACACCATCATCACAAACACAAAAAAGAAACATATCATGGTAATCATGAACACGGGTCACATAACCACCATCATGAACACCATGACCACACCGAACACCATAAGATGATGATTAAAGATTTCCAGAAACGTTTCTGGATTTCGCTCTTACTCACGCTACCAATCCTTGTATTGTCACCGCTTGTTCAAAGCATCCTTAACTATACACTGGAAGTACCCGGTCATAAATGGATTTTGTTTGCTTTATCTACTGTAGTTTTCTTCTATGGTGGATGGCCATTCCTTAAAGGGCTTTTTGATGAATTAAAAAAACAAAGCCCGGGCATGATGACCCTGATAGCCGTTGCCATAACTGTTGCATTTGGCTACAGTACAGCTACAACCTTCGGCTTAGAAGGAAAAACATTCTTCTGGGAATTGGCCACACTAATTGACATTATGCTGCTCGGCCACTGGATTGAAATGAAATCGGTTGTAGGGGCATCGCAATCGCTCCAAAAATTGGCGGCATTGATGCCTTCAGGGGCACATAAAATAACAGGCGACACCACAGAAGATGTAAGTATAGAATCATTAGCAAAAGGCGATAAAGTACTGGTAAAACCGGGAGAAAAGATACCGGTTGACGGAATCATAACAGATGGTAACAGCCAGGTAAACGAAGCAATGGTTACTGGTGAATCGCGCCCTCAAAAAAAGCAGGAAAACGATAAAGTCATAGGAGGAACAATTAATGGCAACGGATCACTTAACATTGAAGTGCAACAGGTGGGCAAAGATGCTTATTTAAACAAAGTTATTGAGATGGTTCGCTCTGCCCAGGCCAAAAAATCAAAAACTCAAAACCTCGCCGACCGCATTGCCTTCTGGTTAACCATAATAGCGCTAACTATAGGTGCAGGAACGCTAACAGCCTGGCTCATACTCGGTAAACCTTTTGTTTTTGCACTGGAAAGAATGGCTAGTGTTATGGTGATTACCTGTCCGCATGCCTTAGGACTGGCAGTGCCTTTAGTCGCTGCGATTTCAACATCAATTTCAGCACAAAACGGATTATTAATAAGAAACAGAACAGCCTTTGAAAAATCGCGAAAAATTACGCTGTTAGCTTTTGATAAAACAGGTACCCTTACAGAGGGTATTTTTGGCGTAAACCTGGTTAAAGCAATAGATACAAATTACGATAATAAAAAAATATTACAGCTGGGAGCTGCACTCGAAAACCACTCGAATCATCCATTGGCACAAGGAATTACAAATAAAGCCAAAGAAGAAAACATTCAAATACCAGAAGCTGAAGAATTTGAAAACATGACGGGAAAGGGTGTGCGCGCTACTGTAAACAATATGAAAGTAGCCGCAGTCGGGCCGGCATATTTAGAAGAAAACGACATTGAGATTCCAAAAACAGATGAAATAAAAAATTATGAAACGGTTGTTTACATACTGGCTGACAACAAAATAGCCGGACTCATAACCCTTGCAGACAAAATTCGGGATGCATCACAATCAGCAATTAAATCGCTTCAGGCTAACGGCATAAAAACATACATAATTACGGGTGACAATGAAAATGTGGCCAAAAGTGTGAGCGAAGAATTGAAAATGGATGGTTACTTCGCTGGTATATTACCCGACGAAAAGCAGGAAAAAGTTAAAGAGTTGCAAAACAAGGGCGAAGTGGTAGCAATGACTGGCGATGGCATAAACGATGCTCCAGCACTTGCAACAGCTGACGTGGGCATAGCTGTTGGTTCAGGAACCGATATAGCTGCCGAGACAGCTGATATTATTCTTGTAAACAGCAACCCACAAGATATTGCCTCACTCATAAAATTTGGCAAAGCAACCTTCACTAAAATGATTCAAAACTTTGTATGGGCAACAGCCTACAATGTGGTAGCAATACCCCTGGCCGCAGGAGTACTCATTGGTTATGGCATACTCATTAACCCGGCACTTGGAGCCTTATTAATGAGTCTCAGCACTGTGATAGTGGCCATAAATGCACAACTACTAAAAAGAAAACTAAACCTAAAACCTCTAAACAAATAAATTATGAAGTACTACACAGA is a window of Salinivirga cyanobacteriivorans DNA encoding:
- a CDS encoding glycine betaine ABC transporter substrate-binding protein, whose amino-acid sequence is MKNSKGDPIILYYGNWIETMAMSKVTALALNDVGIPAKAVLLEPGLIYTSLARGDGDILLECWLPQTSKHYWEKYKDQLDTVGISFDYASTGLVVPQYVSIDSISQLNDFANRFDHRIVGIGSGAGVYKDTEEAIEVYDLDFKQITSSDAAMMASLKRAITRSEWIVVTGWKPHYKWALYDLKYLIDSRHVYAHETSYIVTRKGFVKGQPGFKTFLKNMYFDQKQLAELMLLFANAEDEDLVAKEWYRANKQMIQSWMPKDWLQNQLE
- a CDS encoding peptide deformylase is translated as MYKTFLIFLMVLWAIGFSSCDKPNQFTPGQQELIMASDTSQAMRVWSIANTEDSLLLRQKSEPVIPDSTNEVLQTLVHRLYKTVTDSMSLGVGISAPQVGILKQVIWVQRFDKDGFPFEFYLNPQIKQYSKLTQECREGCLSIPDRMDTLNSRSYAILLEYQSMDGQKHVEMVEDFTAVIFQHEIDHLNGILYTDHLQEEMKVTKD
- a CDS encoding NAD(P)H-dependent oxidoreductase — encoded protein: MKILESLKWRYAIKKYDKSRKIASTDLEKIKEAVRYSASSYGLQLYKILIIEDEEVREKLRAASFDQEKVTDASHLVVFCNYTNPTPDDVDKYVKLTAETRNQDIEALEGFSKSMKKNIEAKGEEVDHWTENQVYIALGTLLAAASELKIDSSPMEGFKPPEYNKILGLEERGLNAAVIAAIGYRSEEDTYHHQAKVRKPSDELFETI
- a CDS encoding copper-translocating P-type ATPase, which gives rise to MQIQDKHHHHKHKKETYHGNHEHGSHNHHHEHHDHTEHHKMMIKDFQKRFWISLLLTLPILVLSPLVQSILNYTLEVPGHKWILFALSTVVFFYGGWPFLKGLFDELKKQSPGMMTLIAVAITVAFGYSTATTFGLEGKTFFWELATLIDIMLLGHWIEMKSVVGASQSLQKLAALMPSGAHKITGDTTEDVSIESLAKGDKVLVKPGEKIPVDGIITDGNSQVNEAMVTGESRPQKKQENDKVIGGTINGNGSLNIEVQQVGKDAYLNKVIEMVRSAQAKKSKTQNLADRIAFWLTIIALTIGAGTLTAWLILGKPFVFALERMASVMVITCPHALGLAVPLVAAISTSISAQNGLLIRNRTAFEKSRKITLLAFDKTGTLTEGIFGVNLVKAIDTNYDNKKILQLGAALENHSNHPLAQGITNKAKEENIQIPEAEEFENMTGKGVRATVNNMKVAAVGPAYLEENDIEIPKTDEIKNYETVVYILADNKIAGLITLADKIRDASQSAIKSLQANGIKTYIITGDNENVAKSVSEELKMDGYFAGILPDEKQEKVKELQNKGEVVAMTGDGINDAPALATADVGIAVGSGTDIAAETADIILVNSNPQDIASLIKFGKATFTKMIQNFVWATAYNVVAIPLAAGVLIGYGILINPALGALLMSLSTVIVAINAQLLKRKLNLKPLNK
- a CDS encoding thioredoxin domain-containing protein gives rise to the protein MRLSKSHIIAYTISLVIIVLLAIKLWQHYSPNHLEKVRAKISVAKQQPLDIVFGNESAGLSVYMYASYNCSYCRKFFTEVLPELEPFIEQNQIKIIMRLTSKSRDDRLKRALKAAVCVNHYGNFEHLHKLLLHDPKVAYTLDFQNMIDGFSMKDPFVGECIDGEIAAQHLEKNLKEFNQLELKGTPSFVINDIVYQGYREPELFKKIIKKHLSK